The DNA sequence TAGCACTTTATTTTACACTGGCAAATATTTAACTGAATTAGTTTAAGAAAATTATGAAGTACTGTATTTGTGGACCACTGTATTTTACACTTGCAAATATTTAACCGCATGAGTTTAATTAGTTCAATGTtaacagattatctttatccttTGTTATTAGCAAAACCAAATGTATGGGTTTGAGATCTAGGTTTATAGACATGAAGGCAACATTGAGTCTGCATGAATTTAACGgacaaatgaaatcaaattgcAATTTATGACCTGTAATAATCAGTATATAAATGTGCAAATTCCCTCTCAGGTCCTTTCTACTGAGCACAGCAAACATGCCCTACCCTTCCAACTCAAGCACCGCGGGCCACCCGTTGTATCAGCGGCACCTGTCAGAGCCTCTGGTTCCGGTCGGTGGTGAAGGTGTTTACAAACAGGAGATGGTGAAGCCCCACTACTCTGAGGCAGGGTCCTGTGGTTCTAACGGGATGGCCTTCAAACACATCACCATCAAACAAGAGCCAAGGGACTTTGGCTTTGACGCAGGTGTGTTTTGAACTGGAGAGCTACATTTTCACCTTGCTGTTTGTTGCAGTCAAGGATAGAACCTGGAGCAGCCGACTCAAGATATTGATAAgttactgttggattttgtccacaatttagggagcgcgttatctgcgcctcacggcaaaagcctttgccaatcacctgttatccaatttactcgctgcgtgctcgtttgatttcttcagatttaggaaaatgcaaagacactgaagcagaaattagacttagacagattggttgagttcaatcacaattcttgttcaaaaagctctgttttcaggaaagtacaatacagcgctgggcccttcaagagcggaaagtctccattcagaaaaggcaaagtccaaggttgttagatcagttttatattcagtagcacattgtgggccgggattgatgggcgatgagtcttcggggtggggcaagttcgaaggagagtctgcttccatgggagtggtgctggttatgggcgattcggtgtgtaggtggggggctgttggtgtgtgtgtgtggagggggctgttgtcttccatcccgtctctcggccttggcgatcatctttggccgagttctcggctgggggctgttgtcttccctcccgtctttcggccttggcgatcatctttggccgagttctcgggtggctccttctggcacctgctggttttatctccacgtgaccttcctgtgaacattctcctccaatcttggacatagactatcgtacctcattcttccaattgtgtcatcttgtgcgaatttatgttagcttttggctgtgacatcattaatctattgctcttacctgactatgtaaagtttgtgcttttgatacttcatgtctttgcttacgtcattatattcttagtttaatcatgtttccaaccgtatcttttctttgttaggccaaaatattttcctctgtgcagaacgttcagtagtaatcaaaaactggcgtctagcattcgtcaaaacacaagatacaatcaagtactgaacggtcaagacgactctggctgtgtccatgattcagagaaaaaacatcaggcatgcattccacagttccttaagggtcattaagctatttaggtaatatatcaaaagtcatttgttatttcaaagtcctcagaaatatatcagatcataaagttataaaaacctttctcatcaccacttatcaaaaatgtctagttatgtcttctttattgatttggtgtgtagctataattatatgcttaaaatgtttcttttatttatttatttaatatgtgaatatacttgtctgcttatgtactttattcaatgaggtttgagcatatctgtttttgtagcgaggcaggacattttgtatttcgacctcattccttcattaCCTTTCACTTTTGTGTCCTGAAGATGTTCAAACCTGCCAGTCCTTCAGTAAAACACCAGTCTTGTTCCCGCATGGTGGTGCAGGTGAGAGCCCATCTGTTATGCTCCACAGTCTTGCTTCAGTGCAGCCTCGTTCATCTCATATTCTTTACTGGCAGGTTTTGGTCATGATTCAGAAGCACGCTTCTACCATGATGATGCTTGTGTTGTGCCAGACAGACTGCAGGGTAAGAGAGTAAGACTTGACACCTGACCAATGACTGTGACTCCAGTCTCTTTTTTACTTATGTGCAGATAAAGTAAAGCATGATGGTTTGCCTTACCAGCGCCGTGGTTCTCTACAGCTGTGGCAGTTTCTCCTCACGCTTCTGGACAACCCGGCCAATGCACATCTAATTGTGTGGACAGGGCATAATATGGAGTTCAAACTTATTGACTGTGAAGAGGTTATTGTTATGCACATGGCACTGAATCTCAACTTTCCTAattttacatcaagttttcttctcGCTATCCAGGTGGCCCGGCTCTGGGGCATCCAGAAGAACCGACCTGCCATGAACTACGACAAGCTGAGCCGCTCGCTGAGGTACTACTATGAGAAGGGCCTCATGCAGAAGGTAAAGGTCAAATGGATTTGCACTCTGACCCAGACGTGTACGctgagtgctcagctcgtctcctCTGATTGACTCCACTCACTGGCAGGTTGCTGGGGAGAGATACGTCTATAAGTTTGTGTGCAACCCCAAGGCCCTCTTCTCCTTGGTTTTCCCAGACAAACAGAGGCCCAGTCTGAAGTCTGACCCTGACGCTCTTCCTGCCAGTGAGGAGGAGGTCTTAACTCTGCCGCCCCACGAGGAGGAGGGTCCTTACTTGACCGATGGAGGCGAGCAGTGCATTCAGGGACTGGTCTTCCCCGAAAGCTGCCTGTACTAGTCTACAAAATGGTGATGTGGGATTTGTAACAtttaaaattgaaaaatgaaCATCATTTGGTATATTCTAGCTCACAGAAATGCCAATgatgtttcactcatatttttcAGCCAGCAACCCAAGAAGACATACACTGTGCAGGGTAGAATCATGATTTTACCTCAGACCAGGACAttccatccatacatccatcttcttccgcttatccggggtcgggttgcgggggcagcagctttaggagggactcccagacttccctctccccagccacttcatccagctcatcccgggggatcccaaggcggtcccaggccagctgagagacatagtctctccagcgcatcctgggtcgtccccggggtctcctaccggtgggacatgcccggaacacctccccagggaggcgtccaggaggcatcctgataagatgcccgagccacctcatctggctcctctcaacgtggaggagtagcgactctactccgagtctctcccggatgaccgagcttctcaccctatctctaagggagagcccggacatcctgcggagaaaactaatttcggccgcttgtatccgagccaGGACGTTATTAGGGAAAATGTAGTCCAACAGAACTGGTACGATTAtaccaaaaacacatttttccaaGCCTTGCAGCACCTTAACTTGCCTGAAAGGGACATGCTCGTATTTTTCAGTCCTCCTCATCCGCTTGTAAATTTCTGTAttgaaatgttgtttttctttttgaaagcTAATACTTTTGTCATTATATGAACTTGTAAGTTTTTCGGTAGAACTGTTTTAATAAAAAGTGTAGCCCGTATTTTTGACTCCGACTTCAATGCTACTAAACGGGAATTTCTTACAATCGGCTTAATGTGTCTTTGTATGGTAGAGTAGCCTCAGTCTTCGAAACACGGTACAGTTGACCCCTATACACTTGTGGTTTGGCACTCGCGGCTTTGTAAGTTTGAAAAATTTTCCCCAATATGatttgaaatatatatttttctttccCCAGTGCATTTCCCTCGCAAGTAGTGAGGATTGATTGTATAATTCTGTATATGAATACGTATATTTTTGCAAAAGACTGATTTGCACAGTTTTACTTAATGTGTCACGGACCAATGTCTTTCTTTGCAGATTACTCATGTTTTTTGTGTGGGCTCACTGCAGGAGAGTAATGGCCTTCACATGCTGTACATGTGCCTTCTGTCAATCTTCAATGatacaataaaacatttttactcTTAAGTCTTTTCTATTTCAGACCAACTATTCTCATTGCATTCAACAAAAACTAATTTTAATTTGGGTccaaatcttatttgttcatgtTCTGGGGTGCTGTGGATCAGTGGTCATCTCCCAACccagaggttgtgggttcaatccTATTGGTTTGAGATATTGTGACCATGTCAAAATATCCTTAAGCAAGACACTGAATCCTGAGTTGCTCCTGATGCTGCATGATCAGTAGGTGAATGATAAAGTCAGTGTGAATGCACTGTGAGGGCCTTAACAGCTAGGTGGAAAAGCGCAATACAAAAGACCATTTACCATGAATAAAactacatccatccattttctgaatgtATCTTCACAAGGGTCATGTATGTGCTGGGGTCTATCCCAACTGACTTTGGTCAGTAGGCTGGGGACACACTGAACTAGTAGCCAGCCAGTggcagggcacatatagacaacaacctttcacactcacacctatggacaattgaATCGGCCCACACTGGAAGGTCAGAGCCagaattgaacccacaaccaCTGCACTGTGAGGCGGAGGTTCTCACCAGTCAATTACCGTGCCGCCCATAAAACTACATTCATAATTACATGACAACATACAACAAGAGTGCTCCCCATCCACCGGGCTCCACTGGAGATATTTTGTCAAAGAGAATGAGAAAATactttcaaccagaatccagactctcGTATAGAAAGTGTTTAGAgggtgttatttctgcaaaaggaggatctactaaatattgatgtcatttttctgttggggtgcccaaatctatgcacctgcctacttttgtttaggtaatgattgcacactttctgtaaatcctataaactacattccacttctcaaatatcactgtttttgtctgctatataatatatttaactgaaattgttgatccgaacaaccaattaccgtatttgccggtgtattggtcgacctttttcgatccaaaatcgaccgaaaaaaatcgacctcgacttatacaccgagtcataaaatttaacttcgtactcatcgcttcaaatgtgatggtaaccaaggccgtttctcatgcatctcattgtgcgttgcacttagaaaatttgaaccgggcggcgtgcgcgagtgcgcggcccgctggaagtcgaatgaggctcagcgatctcctccgcggtgcttataaacagccgatccgctcggcgggggctattttcggccactcggcgcgtgcgcacggcctcccggatgtgccgggcggcgtgcgcgagtgcgcggcccgctggaagtcgaatgaggctcagcgacctcctccgtggtgcttataaacagccgatccgctcggcgggggctattttcggccactcggcccgttcgcacggcctcccggatgtgccgggcggcgtgcgcgagtgcgcggcccgctggaagtcgaatgaggctcagcgatctcctctgcggtgcttataaacagccgatccgctcggcgggggctattttcggccactcggcgcgtgcgcacggcctcccggatgtgccgtgcggcgtgcgtgagtgcgcggcccgctggaagtcgaatgaggctcagcgatctcctccgcggtgcttataaacagccgatccgctcggcgggggctattttcggccacttggcgcgtgcgcacggcctcccggatgtgccgggcgggtgcgcgagctcgccggccgctggaagtcgaatgaggctccgcgatctcctccgcggtgcttataaagtgccgatccgctcggcttggagctatttccgacctcccgttggtgccgggcggcgtgcgcgagctcgccggccgctggaagtcgaatgaggctccgcgatctcctccgcggtgcttataaacagccgcatgcgcacggcctcccggaatttgaacacatttcgtcaataaatttcgcatattgaattttgaagtttaatataatgcaacaattgagctcgacttatacaaaggatatatcataaaatcgtaaatttccgtcgaattttagggggttgacatacaccgagtcgacctgtacaccggcaaatacggtattttttaaaagaaaatcttgaaaatgttcaggggtgcccaaacttttgaCTGTATGTACGTAAATATGATATAAAAAGTCAAGTGTTCTTGTCCCTGAAGGAATTTTGAGTGCATTGGAGTGTTTATGTGTAAGATTATGTCCGCATTATCTATGTTTGTGGAATTGTCACACTCTTTCCCAATCCGGGAGGCACGGCTTCACCAACTTATGTGAGTATTGAGTTGCGAAAAAAACCTCAGGTTTTGTCATTTGTAGGCCTACAGTAAATGGACTTGCATGCGTAATGTATCCATATTCTTCTGTTTTGCATGCACCCCCCCCAGTGCAGCGCTGTCTATTTATGTAGTTTACCACTACCagagtgtgaatgtgtgagtgCATGAATAGCGATGTATTCACGATGTATTCTCGAATGTTACTATATTCACTGTAAAGCGTTTTTGAGTGTCCCGAAAAGTGCTGTATAAATCTGCATTGTTATTATTAATCATCAGTCAATTCATCATTAGTTCTCATCAAGTGTAATTACAACCAATTGTAGTTCTGACTGTTAAAAAGTGACtgttcaaaaaaaaatacaacaggcGGTATTATAACGGCTCTTttatttagcaaaaaaaaatttcttAGTCACTTGGAGCTCTGCTTTAAACACAGCTGCCTCCAAAGTCACATAGTTTTATTTAAGTCTTCCTTATAAATTGGAATGGTATATTATGCATGCAATACCGCATTAGCCGCTGAAGATTTTCACCTTCCACAGACAAATCCACAATAAACACAAGATTCCCTCAATGGTCCAGATGAAGCTATGCGGAAAAGGGGAGGTGCAAAGAGGCAACAGTATGAAGTTGGCGATTGCATAGTACATGAAGATCCTCATTTAATGCAGAGCATGCTGCTTTGAATTGCACATGACTGAAACCTTGCTTTTGTAATAGTATATCTTTGATtctccacatctctcaaaagacTGTATGTATGTACATTTGTTAGAAAACAAACCCAAACGCAAGAATCACAAATGCCCATCTGTTGCATTTTGACTGGAATAAAGGTACGTTCCTAATAAATGTACTTTCTCCCCCTAAGCATTGTTGAATTTTTCAACTAATTGGCTCAAAGTAATTTATACTGCATATCTTAATAAAGACACAGAGACATGAATGGTTTAAAATATTTGTCCACTCAAGCAGCatagttgaactttttttttttttttttttagtataatTGCGAAGTCATTCCTCTTTATACTGTTCTATGTGGcagagggctaaaaaaaaaagcacaatttatGTTAATGTGCAATCACTATTTTAACCTATTGTATCACATTTTAAATGAAACAACCAGAAATTTTGGAGCTGGTTTTAAAGTCATCATTGTTAACTATGGCTCCAATTTAATCTCATTATTTCCCTCATGATATAGTAGATATCTGGCATTAAAATGCTGTCCATTTCAATATCTTGCAGAGCATTTCAATCCAGTCCTGATAGCAAGAGTAACGTTCCTACAAGCTGGCAGTTGCACTGGTGCACATTATTCGGCACACGTCAAGAGAAGCAAACTGTCTAACTTGATCAACAGGTGTGGTCATCCGTCCATACCGATTTTGAAAGGTCTGTTCGATATAAATGAGGAAATATGTTTGATTCATCATCTCCAATGAAAGGTCTCGCAACCTTAACTGCAGAGGTCACTTATTTAATCGATTCAATAGATTTTTGGGTTTGTTTTACTGCCCATTGCATGCCTCAACGCCTCACCAAATGCCTCGCATTTATCTGAAACGATCTTCATGAAATCCCATTTCCCCTGCAAAAAAAACTAACAAcccaaataacaaaacaaatcacatttACAGTAAAACTACAACATAAAGTGCCTTAAAATCATTATTAGCCACATTTGTACTTGTTTATTTCAGTCAAACTTAAATTACACTGCCACTTAACAGCGATGCAAACACAAAAAGGTTGCTGCTGTCCCGGATTAGAATCTCAAGTTTAGGGAGCTATTGTAGCTGGCTGCACTGATACAATTTCACATTGTTTCATTTGCCTTAAATGTCTTACTGAATATCTTTTGCTTGATTTGTAGAATTCAAGGGTGGAGGTGAAACTAGATATAACTTGTGAACTTGTACAAATGGggtaaaaaaccaaaacaaatcgAAGTGAAAATATGACAGATATGCAGCCAGGAAACCAGGAGCTAAATGCATGAGGACAATGCAACTCGACACAAATGACCAAGCAGGAATCTAATTGGCTGATGGATGTCGGTGGGTCTGGGAAGGACCTGTGGAGCCCCAAGCAAAACCAATCACAGGAAACAATTCACTAAAAGGACACTGAAAGCCCAAACAAAAAGCCAGAAACACCTGTGATTTAAATGCTATCAAATGGAAACATATAGGCAGAATCTCTTTTAAAATTTCTCCTATTTGCTAGCTAGATTCTAGCTTCCAAACTGCTTACAACAGAAGCAGAGCACTGTTTTCTCTCTCGTCTGATCTGTATGCCGCAGCAAGAGTCTTTCCTCCTTAATGAACCACTAAAGCTATACAATTCAAGAAGTAACGTTCAATGATCAAAATAGTTCAAGAATGTGAAGCACCAATTTTTCAACTAGGAGCACGCAAGACAATTTCCAATGTGCATGTGCTTTCCAAGGCCACCCCAGACCACGCATCTACAAgctagtgatttaaaaaaaaaaaaaaaaacagaactacAGGATAGATACCAAAGAtctaggaaggaaggaaggaaggaagcagacCTTCATCATCTATTAGCATGCAATAAGCTAAAAGAGGGTTTTTACATGGTTAGGGAAGGGGTCTGTGTCCAGTGGACCTCCTTCCCACCTGGTGTGACATCACATCAGCACTGTGTGACCACTGCTGATAGCAGCGAGCATAATCAATGCAATATGTCTTCTGAGCGTGATCCAGAAGGTCCAGTAGTTGGCTGGGCATCCTGAAACATAAACTTCAATTTCTGCGAATGTTTTGGAGGTTTCATACACAAACAACCCCCCTGAAAATAGGGAAAACTTGGGACAATCTTGGCTCTGTGGTAGCAGTTATTTGTGGATGGATTCTGTTCACCCATGATGACTCAACAGGGTTCAGAGCCGGTGCCGGGAGTCATGGCTGTAGCTGCCCGGGGAGCTGCGGTTGCGGTGTGGCTTGTATGCATCCTGATAGGGGTCCTGGTAGTCCTGGTAGGGGTCCTGCGCTTCTCGGCTATGCTGCGAGCCTGACGACATTCGATTGCGTCCCTTGTGCGCCCGTTCATTATGGTAGTTTTCGTCAGATGTCATCAGGTTGCGACGCTCGTTTGCAGTAGAATGGTCGCTCGTGTGGTTGCTTTGTTGCATTCTTTGGCTCTGGCATTATAAGGGACAAGTAAGGCATGATACACATGGTGTGTCAAACCAACATGATCTTGAAGTTGCCTTGGCATACCTGCAGTCCAGAGATGCTGGTAGGGTACGCTGTGAGGGTGCTGGGGCCTAGGTTGCGTCCCAGCAACGGGTTTAGAGGCGTTGCCATGGAGGTATGAGTTGCTTTCCAATAGGCCTCAAGGTATTCTGCAAGATGCTCACAGGCATCTTCGAGCTGATTCTCGTCTAGGATGATGTCAAACATTTCCTGTTGGCAGCAAAACGCTCGACAGCTATTATTTGTTGTCATTTCAATGAAACAAAGAGAACAGTATGCTATGAAGCTGGCCCCTTACTGGTGGACATTGAGCGAGTTTGTCTGCAGCCACAAGCTGCACATTCAGGTGTTTGCTCTGGGACTTCCCTCTGGACTTGACTAGCCTCTGCAGAACCTGAAGGACAAGGACAGACAAATGTGATCAAATTAGTGGGGCTTTTTATGGTGTCCTCGGCACCGCCGTTCTGGGTGGTCCTCAGCATGTCAGTGTGACTACACCTTAGCTCATGTCAGTGTGATTACACCTTAGCTCCACATGATCATTGTATTACTGcctgtgaaaatgtgaaaaataccAGACTAAGATTTTGTTAGGGAAGTTTATAGTAATCCCATTTGCTGTGGTGCAAAATACTCATTCTAGATTCAAAGGAAGACAATTATGTACCTACCATTGGCACTGCACAAATATCAAGACGTGATTGTTGTCACTGCTGAATAGGTATTGCATGCTCTATTCAACAATAGAATTTTACGCTGATGGGCATGATCACCGTTCAACTGGACTTGCTTGAGCTTACTTTTGGCGAGGACACTTTGACGTGGACAATGATAGGAGCCAAGGAGGTCTTGAGTAGTTGTGCTGGGTGGTTGATAGTGTCAGCATCCAACACTACCAGCTGCAATGAGCGGGCCAACTCAAAGATGCGCTCAATCTCACTTTGCACTTCAGCTGATGACACAAAAAAGGAGTAAGGATCGGCCGAAGGTGCCATGAGAGAATCTTATCTGTTCTCTAACTAACTTTCCATTAGACCGCATTTAAGGCATAATTTCTTACCCAAGCTCGAACGGGTGTTGGACCGCTCTATAATGGCCCTCTTGCTGGGGTTGTTAAGGACGGACCTCTTGGCTAAAGATATATCTGCTGTGACTCGAGTGATTGATATTCTGCAAGAGTGTGACATATAATCTGTAAATCCATTTGATGGAAAAAAACGAAAAACTAAGAGGAAACATTGCATTCGTTTTACCTGCCGTCAAATCTGTGCTTGAGAAAGTCAAAGAGTGCTTTCTGCATCATATCAGTCACCTGCACAGAACAATGTAAAACAACTTGCCAACTGCTGAAAAGTTTTTAGTTTTTCAATCCGTCTGtccacccgtccgtccgtccgtccgtccatccatccatccatccatccatgcatccatccatcatttttCCAAGGTCACATTCCCAGTGCAGCAGTTTAACCAGACTTCACTGTGGGCAATGCAGACCTATCAGAGGGACAGAACAACCTGTATCGGGCGGTCAAGTACCCCAAACTCCTGGAGCACCACCCGCACAGAACTCCCAGAGGGACATGATCAAATGCCTTGTCGACAAagccctcattgcctggttgggAGAACTCCCATTCATCCTTCAAGACCCTGCTGAGTGTGCAACTGTTCCGATCCCAGGACAAAAACCGCATTGCTCCACCAGAATCTGAGAATTGAATTCTTGGCACGCCGTCCTATTTAGAACACCAGATTAGACTTTACCAAGGAGGCGGAGGATTGTCAGGCCCTATAGTATGGAACTCATGCTCCGGTCCCCCTTTTCAATGAAATACGCATTGTAACTTGGAGGGTTGACAGAAACTATGAACAACAGAGGGACCACCATCCTAGTGGATTCCGGTTGGCCCATGAATGAAtgactgaatgaatgaacgaatgaatggaCGAacaaacgaacgaacgaacaaacgaacgaacgaacaaacGAACGAACGAGTGTATGAACGGACGAACGGGGGAACGAACGAGTGAACAAATgagaataaatgaaaataaataaatgaaaaaaataaatgaatgacaatTTCTTTTTGAtacgtcatgaaaaaaaaaatgagccaaAGGGCACAGGCTGAAGCACGCTTATTTTGGCCTACCCTTTTGGAACAATTAACTCAAATATCACAAAATAGTCACATAAAAGTAACACAAAGCAATAAGACAACCTTCATTCTCATATTTTTCAATGTTTGAACTCTTAAATTGTCATGCACGCTTTCAAATCCTTTTCGATTATTCCATACTTTGACACCGCTTACAGAAATACATTAATCTTTCATTTTCGTCCTGGGttttattttctcaaaaatttgtTTCCCTCAAAGCTCATATCAAGAATCCCTTTTcttaaacatatttttgtaatgACCAGAAAACTGATTATAATACAACCGCAGTCATCTTTTGTAGAATAAAAATTTGTTTGGTTGAGTGGGATATGCGCTACCCATCTGCTGCCTCCAGAATCCCAAAAGGACTCTTTCTTCAAATTGATGGCAACATCGGTGTTCGCTCATGGGTTCGGGGATTTCTGCCATGACAGGTACTGACCACCTTTTAGCCATGGATCCAGTCAGCTGCCTCAACAAATGTGGTATGACCAACGCTGACTCAATTTGGGGACCATGTTgtaggtgagccgtgctttttttttggtccctcATCTATGACCCATTTGCGATGGGCATAAAGCCTCAGACAACTTGGCTCCTAAGatcacaaagacacacaaacccctccaccatgaTAAGGTGATGtctcaggaaggaaggaaggaaggaagccggAGTACTCTGAGAAAACCCCCACAAGCataacgcgcgcacacacacacacacaacaagtcTTCTCAAGCTCACCTCATAACCCTTGAGTGAGGGTCCCACCAGCACCACAGGTCGCATGGAAGGAACCACATCATACGGGGGGACATGCTCCGTCTGTCAATCCAAAAATATAGTCAGCGGTGGGTGGAGTGAGACAATGGGGCCAAAATAACACAATCAGACAGGTCCAATGGGCAGCGGATGAATGTGCATTACAATCAGTAGTTAAAATGACAGGCTGCTCTTGCATGATGCAAACTCACAGAAACCATGTTTCCAACAAACACTACAGTTCAGTTTAAGTCAGTGCTTGTATTTGTATTGCAAAGTGTCCCACCAACACACTTTCTTAATAGTTGATCTTAGTTGACAGCTGTCAGCTACAGTGTGCTATGCTTACCAGTTCTATTAAATGGACGCAACAGTTATGAGGTATGTATGGCAATGAAGATGGAAAAGATCTGGCAATATGTTTTGCATTTCTTTAGCATGGTGTTAGAGTATTTCTTACAAGAACAACACAAATGTGTTTGTGAAAAGCTATTATGTGGTCTTCGAATTCCTTTTGTTTTTGGTAGTTATGGCACTTGGTCATAATAAATGTGTGCCCACCTTTGTATTATTTTGGTCACTTTCACAACAATGTCGACTAATTAAATCAAATTGTAATGAATGATGAAAACAAGGCTTAAATGTAACAAGAGAATGAAAGGATGAGGAGCAACATGCCAATGTTGTCTGCAAACAGACGGTTAGCTGATTCATTATAGTTtatatttttaaagatgtgaaaAAAGACAACTTTGATACTTCAGTCAGCCTGAAGTATTGCGCTCCGTGTGAAATGTGGCCACTTGCTGCAGCGCCACAAGCTCCTGTCATTCGGCAATGGAGGCCACAAGAACTCAGTGGAATGCTTCGTGAGCGGGTCTCACCAACTTACCACTTTCTGTTTCTGCTTTCCTGTGGGAAGGGAGAGAAGACAGCGACAGTGTCGTCAGTGGCTGCTTGGGGAAGGAGTCACAGTTAGAAACCTTGCAGGTCATGAGCAAAGAAAACCTAGCAGCTATCAACTAGGATCAAGAAAAATCATCAGAGAAAAGGCTATGTTCCTATTATAGTCAGAAAATCACATGAGTGCTGTTCAGGGGGGGTTCATAGTCTTGTCGTTGGATTCACACTGTGGT is a window from the Syngnathus scovelli strain Florida chromosome 2, RoL_Ssco_1.2, whole genome shotgun sequence genome containing:
- the LOC125988905 gene encoding ETS translocation variant 5 isoform X8; the protein is MGREYWNLLSLSAKASPLKKICGRVLIRRSAGNGEDVCNMDCFYDQQVPFVVPENGNKRCLGDRKRKFMDAGLDQDTEGTMATMFTSQKSEELFQDLSQLQEIWIVEGLGTSQNPDDEQFVPDFQSSNSMFQAPPAGKVKRESSPTKDLCSISMRHIDMRLYNNSAWDRKASELTCTSALGTDHLTGPVPQEQQRARQVSSCLTHHHHHHHHISQGNQSHQFALPHPPISCATAAFSSEQRSFLLSTANMPYPSNSSTAGHPLYQRHLSEPLVPVGGEGVYKQEMVKPHYSEAGSCGSNGMAFKHITIKQEPRDFGFDAGKYNTALGPSRAESLHSEKAKSKMFKPASPSVKHQSCSRMVVQVLVMIQKHASTMMMLVLCQTDCRRRGSLQLWQFLLTLLDNPANAHLIVWTGHNMEFKLIDCEEVARLWGIQKNRPAMNYDKLSRSLRYYYEKGLMQKVAGERYVYKFVCNPKALFSLVFPDKQRPSLKSDPDALPASEEEVLTLPPHEEEGPYLTDGGEQCIQGLVFPESCLY
- the LOC125988905 gene encoding ETS translocation variant 5 isoform X4 produces the protein MGREYWNLLSLSAKASPLKKICGRVLIRRSAGNGEDVCNMDCFYDQQVPFVVPENGNKRCLGDRKRKFMDAGLDQDTEGTMATMFTSQKSEELFQDLSQLQEIWIVEGLGTSQNPDDEQFVPDFQSSNSMFQAPPAGKVKRESSPTKDLCSISMRHIDMRLYNNSAWDRKASELTCTSALGTDHLTGPVPQEQQRARQVSSCLTHHHHHHHHISQGNQSHQFALPHPPISCATAAFSSEQRSFLLSTANMPYPSNSSTAGHPLYQRHLSEPLVPVGGEGVYKQEMVKPHYSEAGSCGSNGMAFKHITIKQEPRDFGFDAGKYNTALGPSRAESLHSEKAKSKMFKPASPSVKHQSCSRMVVQVLVMIQKHASTMMMLVLCQTDCRSLFYLCADKVKHDGLPYQRRGSLQLWQFLLTLLDNPANAHLIVWTGHNMEFKLIDCEEVARLWGIQKNRPAMNYDKLSRSLRYYYEKGLMQKVAGERYVYKFVCNPKALFSLVFPDKQRPSLKSDPDALPASEEEVLTLPPHEEEGPYLTDGGEQCIQGLVFPESCLY
- the LOC125988905 gene encoding ETS translocation variant 5 isoform X14, coding for MGREYWNLLSLSAKASPLKKICGRVLIRRSAGNGEDVCNMDCFYDQQVPFVVPENGNKRCLGDRKRKFMDAGLDQDTEGTMATMFTSQKSEELFQDLSQLQEIWIVEGLGTSQNPDDEQFVPDFQSSNSMFQAPPAGKVKRESSPTKDLCSISMRHIDMRLYNNSAWDRKASELTCTSALGTDHLTGPVPQEQQRARQVSSCLTHHHHHHHHISQGNQSHQFALPHPPISCATAAFSSEQRSFLLSTANMPYPSNSSTAGHPLYQRHLSEPLVPVGGEGVYKQEMVKPHYSEAGSCGSNGMAFKHITIKQEPRDFGFDAGKYNTALGPSRAESLHSEKAKSKMFKPASPSVKHQSCSRMVVQVLVMIQKHASTMMMLVLCQTDCRSLFYLCADKVKHDGLPYQRRGSLQLWQFLLTLLDNPANAHLIVWTGHNMEFKLIDCEEVARLWGIQKNRPAMNYDKLSRSLRYYYEKGLMQKTNRGPV